A genome region from Cucumis sativus cultivar 9930 chromosome 4, Cucumber_9930_V3, whole genome shotgun sequence includes the following:
- the LOC101211258 gene encoding pentatricopeptide repeat-containing protein At3g57430, chloroplastic isoform X2, with the protein MPERDLVSWNALISGYVGCLCYKEAVLLFVEMKKAGLTPNSRTVVALLLACGEMLELRLGQEIHGYCLRNGLFDMDAYVGTALVGFYMRFDAVLSHRVFSLMLVRNIVSWNAIITGFLNVGDCAKALKLYSSMLIEGIKFDAVTMLVVIQACAEYGCLRLGMQLHQLAIKFNLINDLFILNALLNMYSDNGSLESSWALFNAVPTSDAALWNSMISSYIGFGFHAEAIALFIKMRLERIKEDVRTIAIMLSLCNDLNDGSIWGRGLHAHAMKSGIELDAYLGNALLSMYVKHNQITAAQYVFEKMRGLDVISWNTMISAFAQSMFRAKAFELFLMMCESEIKFNSYTIVSLLAFCKDGSDLVFGRSIHGFAIKNGLEINTSLNTSLTEMYINCGDERAATNMFTRCPQRDLVSWNSLISSYIKNDNAGKALLLFNHMISELEPNSVTIINILTSCTQLAHLPLGQCLHAYTTRREVSLEMDASLANAFITMYARCGKLQYAEKIFCTLQTRSIVSWNAMITGYGMHGRGRDATLAFAQMLDDGFKPNNVSFASVLSACSHSGLTVTGLQLFHSMVRDFGIAPQLTHYGCMVDLLGRGGHFSEAIAFINSMPIEPDASIWRALLSSCQIKSNNKLLETIFGKLVELEPSNPGNFILLSNIYAAAGLWSEVVQIRKWLRERGLGKPPGTSWIVIGNQVHHFTATDVLHPQSERIYENLNSLTSLIRDLG; encoded by the coding sequence GGTGTCGTGGAATGCTTTGATTTCCGGATATGTGGGGTGTTTGTGCTATAAAGAAGCAGTGTTATTGTTTGTGGAGATGAAAAAGGCGGGTCTCACACCCAATTCTCGTACTGTTGTGGCTCTACTTTTGGCATGTGGTGAGATGTTGGAGTTGAGATTAGGACAAGAGATTCATGGTTATTGTTTGAGAAATGGGTTGTTTGATATGGATGCTTATGTTGGTACTGCTTTGGTAGGATTTTATATGAGATTTGATGCAGTACTTTCACACCGTGTTTTTAGCTTGATGTTGGTGAGAAATATAGTGAGTTGGAATGCAATAATAACCGGATTTCTTAATGTTGGAGATTGCGCAAAAGCTTTGAAGCTTTATAGTAGTATGCTGATAGAAGGTATAAAGTTTGATGCTGTTACCATGTTGGTGGTAATTCAAGCATGCGCAGAATATGGATGTCTTCGATTAGGCATGCAACTGCACCAGTTGGCTATCAAGTTCAATTTGATTAATGACTTGTTTATATTAAATGCACTATTGAATATGTATAGTGATAATGGAAGTTTGGAATCATCATGGGCGTTGTTTAATGCTGTTCCCACCTCTGATGCTGCTTTATGGAATTCCATGATATCTTCTTACATTGGTTTTGGATTTCATGCAGAAGCTATAgctttgtttattaaaatgCGTTTAGAACGCATAAAAGAAGATGTTAGAACCATTGCGATTATGTTATCTTTATGCAATGATCTAAATGATGGTTCAATATGGGGCAGAGGCTTACATGCTCATGCCATGAAAAGTGGAATAGAACTAGATGCATATCTGGGCAATGCGTTATTAAGCATGTATGTCAAGCACAATCAAATAACTGCTGCACAGTATGTTTTTGAGAAGATGAGAGGTTTGGATGTCATCTCCTGGAACACAATGATATCAGCATTTGCTCAGAGTATGTTTCGAGCCAAAGCATTTGAACTCTTTTTGATGATGTGTGAATCAGAAATCAAGTTTAATTCTTACACGATAGTATCTCTCCTCGCATTCTGTAAAGATGGAAGTGATTTAGTGTTTGGGAGATCGATCCATGGTTTTGCAATAAAAAATGGTCTCGAAATAAATACTTCTTTGAACACTTCACTAACTGAAATGTACATCAATTGTGGTGATGAAAGAGCAGCTACAAATATGTTTACTAGATGTCCTCAAAGAGATTTAGTCTCATGGAATTCCCTAATTTCAAGTTATATAAAGAATGACAATGCAGGAAAAGCTCTATTACTTTTTAACCATATGATTTCTGAGCTGGAGCCGAACTCTGTGACAATCATAAATATCCTCACATCTTGTACGCAGCTTGCTCATCTACCACTAGGACAGTGCTTGCATGCTTACACAACCAGAAGGGAAGTATCTCTTGAAATGGATGCTTCTCTGGCAAATGCTTTTATAACTATGTATGCACGATGCGGTAAATTGCAATATGCAGAAAAGATTTTTTGCACCCTGCAGACAAGAAGTATTGTCTCATGGAATGCCATGATAACAGGATATGGCATGCACGGTCGTGGACGCGATGCCACTCTAGCATTTGCACAGATGTTGGATGATGGTTTCAAGCCTAACAATGTATCTTTTGCATCTGTTTTATCTGCCTGCAGCCATTCTGGTTTGACCGTGACAGGTTTGCAACTTTTCCATTCCATGGTGCGGGATTTTGGTATTGCTCCTCAACTTACTCACTATGGTTGTATGGTTGATCTGCTTGGTCGTGGGGGCCATTTTTCTGAAGCTATAGCTTTCATCAACTCAATGCCCATTGAACCTGATGCATCAATTTGGAGAGCTTTGCTCAGTTCATGTCAGATTAAAAGCAATAACAAGCTATTGGAGACCATCTTTGGAAAGCTTGTTGAATTAGAACCAAGCAATCCAGgcaattttattttgctttccAATATTTATGCAGCAGCAGGCCTTTGGTCAGAAGTTGTACAGATAAGAAAGTGGCTTCGAGAAAGAGGTCTAGGAAAGCCTCCAGGAACTAGCTGGATTGTAATTGGCAATCAGGTTCACCATTTCACTGCTACTGATGTATTACACCCTCAATCAGAAAGAATTTacgaaaatttgaattctttgaCATCATTGATCCGAGATTTGGGCTGA
- the LOC101203881 gene encoding chaperonin-like RbcX protein 2, chloroplastic has product MVGALFVVGAPVVDSLPPCLSFDSSPVTNMSLRSGGDLVLQRKSKAKSYLTVSKSVDLRSSFVNLGDEWQLSAGGGRQSKRNQRRNRRLVVVNEFAGQYEDSFDDVKMQIQNYFTYKAVKTVLNQLYEMNPTQYRWFYNFVVNHKPGEGKRFIRTLVKEKQDLAERVMITRLHLYNKWVKKCDHAEIYKGISDENLELMRERLMETVIWPSDD; this is encoded by the exons atggtGGGAGCTTTGTTTGTTGTTGGTGCACCTGTGGTCGACTCCCTGCCGCCGTGTTTGTCTTTCGACTCGTCGCCGGTTACCAATATGAGTCTTAGAAGTGGTGGGGATTTGGTTTTGCAAAGGAAATCCAAGGCTAAGAGTTATTTGACCGTGTCTAAATCGGTGGACTTGAGAAGTTCGTTTGTCAATCTTGGTGACGAGTGGCAGCTCTCGGCCGGTGGTGGCCGTCAGAGTAAGAGGAACCAACGAAGGAATCGGAGGCTTGTTGTTGTCAATGAATTTGCAGGGCAGTATGAGGATAGTTTTGATGATGTGAAAATG CAAATACAGAATTATTTCACATACAAAGCTGTGAAGACAGTTTTGAATCAGCTTTATGAGATGAACCCAACACAGTACAGATGGTTTTATAA CTTTGTTGTAAATCACAAGCCTGGGGAAGGGAAGCGTTTCATTCGAACTCTTGTAAAG GAGAAGCAAGATTTGGCTGAGAGGGTGATGATAACAAGGCTTCATCTCTATAACAAATGGGTTAAG AAATGTGATCATGCTGAAATATACAAAGGGATATCTGATGAGAACTTGGAGTTGATGCGAGAGAGGCTAATGGAGACTGTGATATGGCCTTCCGACGACTAG